The following is a genomic window from Psychrobacter immobilis.
TCACGGCGACGGTCGGTCTCGTCTATCGCCTTTTGCATACTGTTAGTGATGCGATCAGCATACAGAATGGCTTTACCGTTGATGTGACGCGCGGCTCGTCCAATGGTCTGAATCAAAGCACGCTCAGAACGCAAGAAGCCCTCTTTATCGGCATCAAATATCGCGACCAATGACACTTCTGGCATGTCTAACCCTTCACGCAAAAGGTTAATGCCGACCAGTACATCATGCACGCCAGTCCGCAACTCATGAATGATTTGCATACGCTCAACGGTATCAATATCCGAATGCAAATAGGCCACTTTGACATCGTACTCTTTCAGATAACTGGTCAAATCCTCTGACATGCGCTTGGTCAACGTGGTAATCAGCACGCGCTCATCTTTTTCTCGGCGCTTAGTAATCTCTGATAACACATCATCGACCTGCGTCAATACAGGACGAATCTCAATCTCAGGGTCAATCAAACCCGTTGGACGCACGACTTGCTCGACCACTTGCTCGCTGTGCTCTAGCTCATACAACGCAGGCGTGGCACTGACATAGATTGTCTTAGGCTTGATACGCTCCCACTCTTCAAACTTCATCGGACGGTTGTTCATCGCACTTGGCAAACGAAAGCCATAATTGACCAAGTTCTCTTTACGTGATCTATCGCCTTTATACATTGCACCGATTTGCGAAACAGTGACATGTGACTCATCAAGGAACAGCAGTGCGTCTTCTGGAATATAGTCAAATAAGGTCGGCGGTGCTTCTCCTGACGGACGACCGGAGAGGTGCTGCGAATAGTTTTCGATACCGTTACAGTAGCCGAGCTGTTGAATCATCTCAAGATCATACTGAGTACGCTCTTTAAGACGCTGTGCTTCAATCAGTTTATTGTTTTCACGGAAATACTCTAAACGTGGCTCAAGCTCAGCACGGATGGTATGACTGGCAGCTTCTAGTTTATTACGCGGCGTCACATAATGCGATTTTGGATAGATAGTAATACGTGGCACGCTACGTACCGTCTTACCTGTTAATGGATCAAACCAAGTAATTTTCTCCACTTCATTATCAAATAAATGCACACGTACCGCCAGCTGCTCAGACTCAGCAGGATAAATATCTAACAGCTCGCCACGCAGCCGATACGTACCACGCCCAAAATCGAGCTCGTTACGCGTATATTGCATTTCAACAAGACGTTTAATGGTAGCAGTGCGATCAATTTTGTCCCCAACGACGACGTGCAGCAGCATTTTTAAATAACTTTCTGGATCACCCAAACCATAAATGCACGAGACCGAGGCGACGATAATTGCATCACGGCGCTCTAGGAGTGCTCGCGTCGCTGACAGGCGCATCTGATCGATATGATCATTAATAGCGCTGTCTTTTTCGATAAAGGTATCACTCGCCGCGACATAGGCTTCCGGCTGATAATAGTCATAATAACTGACGAAATACTCAACGGCATTGTTCGGAAAAAACGACTTAAACTCACCATATAACTGCGCGGCAAGCGTTTTGTTATGCGCCATGATAATGGTTGGACGCTGCGTCTCAGAGATGACCTTTGCCATGGTATAGGTCTTACCAGAGCCTGTTACACCCAGTAGTAACTGCTCATCCATACCAGAATTAATACCGTTGACCAGCTTTTCAATCGCTTGCGGTTGATCGCCTGCTGGCTCAAATTCGGTAACCATCTCAAAAGCACGACTTGATATTTGCGTCCCAGACGCATTGACACCACTAATTTCAGCTTCACCTTGGAGCTGAGTGGCCAATTGATTTAACTGACGCGACGAGCGCGGTTCAGGCATTCGCATAATGGCTTTCTTCTTCTGAAGGTTTATAACAATGTGGGGTCTAAGCTAGGGTTTTTAAAGGTAATTAAGGCTTTTATCTTGTCATCTTCTCTTACAATATTAGCATCTATATATGACGTCACACGCCCTATTTATAACGAATAAATAGTACCTTCGTTATAAAAAACGCACACAGCAACTACTAAATTTACAAAGCTTTTCATGATTAACAAACTCATTACACGACCACCTAATAAAGCCTAAAGCTTGAGGCTTTCAATCTTCATTTAAGCTGCTATTATTTATAACGAATCAACAAGTAGTTCATTAGTAAGATACCAATAACAACAAATGAGATTTTCATTAAAATAATACACATAACGGAGTAGAACATGAGAGAACGTTACGCAAGTGGAATAGATGACGCAACCGCAAAGAAAATGATCGACTTATTGAACGCTAATCTAGCGAATCTCATTGATTTGAGTATGGACAGTAAGCAATGTCATTGGAATTTGCAAGGTACTGGCTTTATCGGTGTTCATCAGTTATTAGATGATACTTATGGTCGCTTGACTGAAGCTTATGATACGGTCGCTGAGCGTATTGTTATCCTTGGCGGTAAAGCCAATGGTATCTCTAAACGCGTCGTTGAGGACTCTATCCTAGAGACTTACCCTACTGATATCACTGAAGTCGATCAGCATGTTCGTGAGCTTACCAATCGTTATAAGACCATTGCGGCATCATTGCGTGAAGGGATTGATGCTGCTGGTGATGCGGGTGACGAAGATACCGCTGACTTATTAACAGAAATAAGCCGTACTGTGGATAAAGATGCTTGGTTCATCGGTGCCAATGCGCCAAAGAAATAATATCTTTGTACTCAAACCAGTTATATCAATAAGAGAGTCTATATCAGCAAAAAAGGTCACTTTTATAGTGACCTTTTTTGTGTGTACGAACTTATGTTTAATGATTTATGTGTAATAACTTTAAGATTCACGCTCAGAAACGGGCTTTAAAATAGTTAAATTATCAGTTATTAGCTGTCAGTTAAAAAACACCTTGGATTATTTGTTGCATCTGCGGTAAAAGCTCATCCAGCTGTGCCTCAGTTTCACTAGTATCATCAGGCAAGGATTGCTGTAAAAAAGCGGCGGTAATTTGTGGTTGCTTAGCAAGAATACTTTGCCCCATTTCTGTATCATAAAAATCAATTTGGGCATCAACTTCCGCTTGCGTATAGTAAGTTTTTGCCGCCTTAATATATGCTTGCGTCAACGTCTGCTTGTCAGTGGTATCGCCGATAGTATTGGTCATTATCTTGGCATATTGACCTAGCACTTTTTGAATCTGCTCTTGTAGCGCCTGTTGGCGTTTATTTAAGTTACCATCACCTACTGACTCAGTACGATTTTGCGTTTGTACATTGATAGCATTAATAGCCGCTTGTTGCCCGTTAACGATAGATTCTATTTGCTCATCAATGTGCATCACTTCCATCAGCTTAACGATAGACGTATCTGTTGGGGAAATATTATTATTCATAAAAGCGGTATTGTTAATAGAAGCGCTATTCGCACTTATTCTATTGATACTTACGCTTTGCTGTTGAGCAGACCCATTATGAATTACCAGCTCAGCCTGTGCTTGAGTCAGACTGGCTACTGCGCTAATAGTGACAACGGCCATACTTAATGAGCGAACCATGATTGAACGCCCAACAGGGCTCTCTATAGCAGACTGAAGACTTAGTTTCATATTAGTTTCTCTTTATCAGGCATCTTGGTTATAACTATTGGGTAAGCTCAAAGTTTCGGCATTGGGTACAGATAATGTCAGGATAGCTTCCTGAAATAAAGGATTCGCACGGAACTGACTTTCAATAATTTCGAATTTTTGGGCAATCTCTTTTTCTTTTTGATTACCAGCGATATCGACTGCCGCCACCATAAATATCTTTTTGGGTCCCACCCACTCCAAATGTAAGTACGACACACTATCTATATCTGGATGATTGAGTAACTCGCTCAATGCATAGCCATGTATCCTCTCTGATACTTTATAACCGACCAAAAAGTCACGGTTACGGCTAATTAAAAAGATGGCTACCGCACCCAATAATATTCCGACAATGATAGAGCCGAGCGCATCCCAAAACGGCTGTCCCGTATAAGCATGCATACCCATGGCAGCAGCAGCGACAACCAAGCCAATGACAGCTGCCAAGTCTTCAAAGAATACGCCACGTAAAGTTGGGTTTGACGTATCGACCACATAGCCAATGGCGCTGACATTTATCGCTTCACCATGCTTTTTACTTTGTAAGTAAGCTTGCCCTAATGAAAACCCTTCGAGCACAAACGCAATCGCCAATACAATGAAACCGATGGTATAGTTGGTCTCGCTTTCCGCAGCATTCCACTCGGTGATACCAGTATAAATGGAGACAATCGAACCTGCCATAAAGACACCAAAAGCGGCAATCATCGACCAGACATAAGCTTCTTTGCCATAGCCGAGGGGATGGCTTTCATCAGCAGGTTTGATCGCCTTTTTCTCGGCGACGATTAATAAGGTACCGTTACCTGCATCTGCCCACGAATGCGCTGACTCTGCGATCATAGAAGCAGAACCCGTCATAAATGCTGCTACCGTTTTGGCAATCGCAATGATAATGTTGGCTCCAACGGCAATTAATACCGTTACCAATGAAGCGGAATGTTGCTTGTCTTTATTAGTGGTCGACTTAGCAGAACCGTCTAATACAGAACGAGAATCACTATCAGAAGTGGTATCTTTAATGAGCGTACCAGTGCCTCGAGCACGACTATTATGCGGCGCTGACTGATGAGAAACAGGAGTGTGTGACTCGGCTTCCGATGGTTTTAAGCTCATAATAATCTCGATATAGGCTTTTTGAACGCAGATATATATATTTAACCAGATTAATAGACCGTATATTGAAAGCCGTTTAACTGACTGTACAAGGTCTATTTGTCTTAACGATCATGAAGATTAGCCAGCTCACCAATCATATCTCCTATATCACAACTGGGTCGATGCGAGCTTTCCAGACGCAGGTTTTTACGCTCTAGTGCGGCATCGGCGCGGCATTGCTGCATGGGATTTTTGATATCAAGTGGCGGCGCAGGTGTGGGCTTGCCATTATCATCGATAGCGACCATCGTAAAATAGCAGCTGTTGGTATGGCGTACAGTACGGGCTCGAACGTCTTCTGCTTCGACGCGAATACCGACCTCCATTGAAGTATTCCCCACATAATTAACACTTGCCGCAAAGGTAACCAATTCGCCAACATATATAGGCTCACGGAACATCACTTGGTCAACAGACAGCGTCACCACATAATTGCCGCTATAGCGACTGGCGCAAGCGTAAGCGACTTGATCTAGCATCTTAAGCAAATCACCACCATGCACATTGCCAATAAAATTCGCCATATCAGGCGTCATGAGTATCGACATATATAGCTCATGATTTAATGGGGCTTTTTTGGCAGTCGAGCTGGTATTGTATTGCGGCATAAAAATCCTTGAATGATTTAGGGCGTGTTAATAGTAAGTATCATTTATACAGCAGCTCACAAGAGAGCACAAACGGCACTCTGTCATTGAATGGTCTAGGTTATGTAAATCTTAAGCTATTTAACTTTAGCTCAACCAATGAAAACGATAAGCAAGCCAAGCAACAATGGCGCTCACTGAACCTGTCAAGATACCACCCCAAGCAAAATCAACCAACGCTGTATCCAGTGTAAAACCTTTGTACAACGCTAAACTGGTAAAGTCATAAGTACCGTAGGCCATCAGCCCTATTAAGCCACCAAGCAAGAATATATGACCAATCGAAGCGCCTGCTTTAATTTGTGGATATAAAATCAAGACACAGAGAGCCAGTAGATAAAACATATAGAACACGCCAGCAGCAATCATGTTTGGCTCATCGGCAAGCAGATGCCCGATACGCTTTTCATAAAATAAGCCAGTCATAGTCTTGAGCCAAACTGCGTCAATACCCAAAAATATAAGCACAGCAGCCAGATATATAAATACATAACCCATAACCACATCCTTTTAATTAGCGTTTTTTAATCCCAGCTTGTTTCCATAACTGCTTGTTAAGTCAGTGTTTGTTAAGACACTACCTGTTGAAACGCAACTTGTTAAGACGCTATGTTTCGTTTGGAGGCGTCTTGGCCATCACCGTTGTTGGCATTACCGCTTTCATGAGAATTCATAATATCGTGAATCAGGCGGCTGCTTTGCTCATCGGTGAGAGTGTCATGAGAAGACAAATCAGAGAAATGCCTCACATCAATATTATCCGGCTTCACTGCGGTCAACTGTACCACGCCGATAGTACGCTCTAAAAACCCACCTTCACAGTAACAAAAATAAAAATCCCACAAGCGAATAAAGGCATCATCATAACCAAGCCCCTTAATTTCTTCACGCTGTGCCATAAACGCCGCACGCCAGTCGCGCAAGGTATGAGCATAGTCAAAACCGTAATCATGTAGCTGCTTGATGACCATATCGGTTTGTTCCGTAAACTGTGTATTCAGCTCTTGATTAGACAGCAAACAACCACCAGGGAAAATGTGCGTCTGGATAAAATCAACTGAATTAACATAATCTTGGTAGTTTTGATCGTTAAAAGTAATCGCTTGCAGCACCATCAGCCCTGTGGGTTTGAGCAAGCTATTACATTTGGCAAAAAACGTCGGTAAGTACTCGTGCCCAACGGCTTCAATCATCTCGATACTGACTAGCTTGTCGTACTGCCCTGTCAGCTCACGATAGTCTTGCTTCAGCAAGGTAATTTTATCAGACAGTCCTGCCGCATCGACTCGGCGCTGCGCCTCATCATACTGGGCATCAGAGATGGTCGTCGTCGTTATGTGACAGCCATAATGTGTGGCGGCATAAATAGCAAAACCGCCCCACCCTGTGCCAATTTCTATCACATGATCATCAGGCGTCAATTGTAATCGCTGGCAAATGAGCGCCAGTTTATGCTGCTGTGCTGCGCTCAGTGATACATCAGGCGTACGATAGACTGCTGCTGAATACATCATCGTATCGTCCAAAAACCGCTGATACATATCATTGCCCAAATCATAATGCGCTAAAATATTGGACTTGGCACCAGACTGATCATTGCTACGTAGCCGATGCTTCGCTTTTTCAAACGCCTTACTCACACCTGCAAAACGATTTTCTAACTTATTCAACACCGCCAAGTTACGCGCTGCCAACCGAATCAGCCCTGTCAAATCGTCCGTATCCCACTCACCATTAATATAGCTGTCTGCTAGCGCAATAGAGCCGCCAAGCAACAGCTGCCGATAGACAGCAGGATCATGAATCATCAAGGTGACGTGTAGTGAATGGCGACCCACTGCCGAACTGCTCGCGACACTATCGGATACTTTACCAAAGCTAACGGTATTAGGTGCTTGCTCATCGAATGCTTCGACTATAGTCAAGCTACCAAACTGGATATGCGCTAATGCACGAAAGATGAGTTTTCTTGCCAATTGATTCATTCCCGCACTGACGGGCTGAAAAATGGCGCGCTCATTGACGACCTTACTCATCTGTGCGGTCAATTTTCCTAATGTCGAAACGGGTGCTCGGTCGGTTGGTCGTGCTGACATCGTATATTCATCCTTGTTTAAATGCTCTATGCTTAAGCGTTAAGCTGATAAATTTCTTTGGCTGGTCGTTAGCCCTACAACTATCAAAGAATATCTTTTGGAGTCGGTGCTTTGTTCTGTTGGCTATCGGCCAGTTTTTCATCATAATGAATATAAGGCACTTTTTTAATCGCATAAAGCTTGAAAGCATGCCAATAAATACGGGTTACAGAGGTCATGTTCATTAGCGGATTTTTTCGCAGACTGTTACGAATCGTTATGGCGGTCATTGGAACGCCAGCCATTTTTATACCCGTTTTTAATACCTCACCGCGCGCATCGCTGATATCGATAGCAATACGAACTTGCAAGCAATTATCCGGCTGCTTTTTTACCTTAACCTGCCAACGATATAGCTGATCGATCGGGTTAAAAGGTGAGACATGAAAATCTTTATTATGACAAAATTCAGTATTCGCACCATTGAGTGTAAACCCATAATAATGGCGCTTATCCCATGGTGTATTAGAGACTTCTGCCAATAAATGCGACGGTATCTGCTGCTCATCGAAACCTAAGTAAAAATTGACTGGACTAAAATATATGCCCGCATTGCGGCAAACGAGCATTCCAATAATATCGCCTGTTGGCGCACTACCCGTTTGCTCAGTAAACGCTTGGTTTAAGCGATGATTAAGTGCTTGAACAGAATTTGAACGACCATTATCCTGCTTATCATTTATTAAGTAATTACTTAGGCTATTTAGCTCTTGTAAAGGTAGACCTTGTAAGTAATCATCAGGACAAAACTGCTGCAAGGCTTTTTTCTTTGCTGAGAATAATGGCAATCCTTTGACCAGACGCCCTTTTGAAAGCAACTTTTTTAAAAGCTTATTTTTGCTACTAATACCTGTACTGACTTCAGGAAGCTCCAGCCCTTTAGCCAATGCGCTGATATTGATGCCCCAATAACGGTATGGGTACGCAAATTTATGCACACTTGGCAGTAACCGACTGTGCCAAGTCGTCCCATGGAACAACTGATGGGGTAACAGCTTATTAGGCGTGTCGGTTTCAATAGACATAGCACTCTCTTAAATAGTGTTCGTTGATTTCACTACCAAAATCACTGCACGTTATGACGACCAAATAAGCGACGCTTTCGCTTTGGTTCATCATTTTTAACAGTCGGTTGTAAACGTTCAATGTACTCAATCAGCTCCTGATTGGTGAGCGCCGTAACAACCTCACGCTTATTAAGTGTGCGCAATTTGGTATCTGCCTTTACCGGCAGGTCTTTATAACGAAACGGCGTATGTGCGCTCTCTGCATCAGGCAGATGAGTCGGATCAACCTCGTCCTTTATCGCAATATCATGACCGAGCGCCTGACAGACACGTAGACCACTACGTACGCCATCTTCATGAAAACCATTAAACCAATAGGCACCGCAAAAATGTGTGTGCATGTCGTTACCGGAGATACTCGACCATTTGCTTTGCGCCTTAATCATCGCTTTATCAAACACAGGATGGCTATAATCGATACGTTTAATGACGTGCTTATCATCAATACTTTCATGAACGGTTTCTGGATTCAGCGTAACCAAATAATTGTGTTTTTTGGTCAGGCGTTGCAGAATATTCATGTGATAAGTCAGCACTGGTTTTGCTGATGTTTGCGCTTTTTGATTTGCGAGACTCTCATCAATCAGATAATTCCAGCTGGCCCATGCCAACGGCTTGTTCGGTAGGACACTGACATCGGTATGCAGTACGGCGGTATTTTTGGTAAAGCGAAAATGACTGAGTACCTCATGTTCATCCTTACTGGCGTCTGTTAAAATTTTGAGCGCGGTGTCTGCATGACAAGCAAAGATAACTTCGTCAAATACCAATTTTTCGTTCAAGCTTTCGATATTTTTGTCAGTAATGCTTTTATTTTGAACCGTCAATAATACTTGCTCACCATCGCGAACCACAGACTGTACGGGACTGTTTACTCTCACCTTACCGCCCGCTTTGATGAAGCGTGGAATTAACTTATTGACGTACTGTTTTGAGCCACCTTTGATCGTAAACCACTGCGGACGATTAACCACATCGAGCAAGCCATGATTGTCAAAGAACTGTGCAAAAAACACCAGTGGGAAGTCTTGTACTTCATGCAGACTGGTTGACCAAATGGCAGAAACCATTGGCAGCAGATAGTTGTCTATAAACAGCTTGCCATAACTTTTTTCTGTGAGATAGCTGCCCAGCGTTTGCTCAGTAAAAACACTAACATCTTGCCCTTTACTACGTGCCATTTCGTAGTCTTGGCGTAGCTGCTTGATATGCTTATTGAACTGTAAAATATCTTTGATAAATTGCCAAAACTTTGGATTGAAGGCATTCTTACGCTGCGATAATAAAGTATTGAGCGTGTGACCATTGTATTCGAAATGGCGCGCTGTATTCTTTACCGAAAAGCTCATGTCAGTCGATTGAAACGGCACTTGCAGCTCATGCAGTAGACGAAAGAAATTGGGATAAGTACGCTCATTAAAGACGATAAAGCCAGTATCTATGGCACTGTTTTCCACATTGCTGCTCTTTGCTTTTTTGCCGTCTTGTAGCGCCACATCGATGGTATTTACATGACCGCCAATATAATCATTAGCCTCGAACACCGTCACTTCATGTTGCGCCACCAGATAATGAGCGCAAGTCAATCCTGATACACCTGAGCCAATGATAGCAATACGTTTTTTAGCTTGAGCGTTAGTCGTCTGTTTTGAGAGGCTGCTGGCTTCATGAGAGACTGTCTCTAGGTTCTTACGTTTACGGTGGTTAAACAGCATTGATGCGTTCCTTTCCATATTTTTAGTAATTTGTTTTAGTAATTTATTTTTTGCAATTTTTCAATATAAGTTATTTTTTATTGATTTTTTCACTGACTTGCTGCCAGACCAAATCTGGCAACGTACCCAACACCTTTAGCGGTAATGTGAGCTTCTTGGGAAATTCAATCACATCGTGACCACTCTCGATACCATCACGAATAGCTTGGCTTGCCTCCGCTGTTGTTTGAATAAA
Proteins encoded in this region:
- the uvrB gene encoding excinuclease ABC subunit UvrB; translation: MRMPEPRSSRQLNQLATQLQGEAEISGVNASGTQISSRAFEMVTEFEPAGDQPQAIEKLVNGINSGMDEQLLLGVTGSGKTYTMAKVISETQRPTIIMAHNKTLAAQLYGEFKSFFPNNAVEYFVSYYDYYQPEAYVAASDTFIEKDSAINDHIDQMRLSATRALLERRDAIIVASVSCIYGLGDPESYLKMLLHVVVGDKIDRTATIKRLVEMQYTRNELDFGRGTYRLRGELLDIYPAESEQLAVRVHLFDNEVEKITWFDPLTGKTVRSVPRITIYPKSHYVTPRNKLEAASHTIRAELEPRLEYFRENNKLIEAQRLKERTQYDLEMIQQLGYCNGIENYSQHLSGRPSGEAPPTLFDYIPEDALLFLDESHVTVSQIGAMYKGDRSRKENLVNYGFRLPSAMNNRPMKFEEWERIKPKTIYVSATPALYELEHSEQVVEQVVRPTGLIDPEIEIRPVLTQVDDVLSEITKRREKDERVLITTLTKRMSEDLTSYLKEYDVKVAYLHSDIDTVERMQIIHELRTGVHDVLVGINLLREGLDMPEVSLVAIFDADKEGFLRSERALIQTIGRAARHINGKAILYADRITNSMQKAIDETDRRREKQVAFNLEHNITPKGARRSITDKIDTGDDQNANDNQVIPIKSNLPDVDISILRSPDLLAKEINRLEKLMKQMSRDLKFEDAAKTRDKVLELKAHLI
- a CDS encoding DUF1365 domain-containing protein, which translates into the protein MSIETDTPNKLLPHQLFHGTTWHSRLLPSVHKFAYPYRYWGINISALAKGLELPEVSTGISSKNKLLKKLLSKGRLVKGLPLFSAKKKALQQFCPDDYLQGLPLQELNSLSNYLINDKQDNGRSNSVQALNHRLNQAFTEQTGSAPTGDIIGMLVCRNAGIYFSPVNFYLGFDEQQIPSHLLAEVSNTPWDKRHYYGFTLNGANTEFCHNKDFHVSPFNPIDQLYRWQVKVKKQPDNCLQVRIAIDISDARGEVLKTGIKMAGVPMTAITIRNSLRKNPLMNMTSVTRIYWHAFKLYAIKKVPYIHYDEKLADSQQNKAPTPKDIL
- a CDS encoding DUF2177 family protein gives rise to the protein MGYVFIYLAAVLIFLGIDAVWLKTMTGLFYEKRIGHLLADEPNMIAAGVFYMFYLLALCVLILYPQIKAGASIGHIFLLGGLIGLMAYGTYDFTSLALYKGFTLDTALVDFAWGGILTGSVSAIVAWLAYRFHWLS
- a CDS encoding NAD(P)/FAD-dependent oxidoreductase, which translates into the protein MLFNHRKRKNLETVSHEASSLSKQTTNAQAKKRIAIIGSGVSGLTCAHYLVAQHEVTVFEANDYIGGHVNTIDVALQDGKKAKSSNVENSAIDTGFIVFNERTYPNFFRLLHELQVPFQSTDMSFSVKNTARHFEYNGHTLNTLLSQRKNAFNPKFWQFIKDILQFNKHIKQLRQDYEMARSKGQDVSVFTEQTLGSYLTEKSYGKLFIDNYLLPMVSAIWSTSLHEVQDFPLVFFAQFFDNHGLLDVVNRPQWFTIKGGSKQYVNKLIPRFIKAGGKVRVNSPVQSVVRDGEQVLLTVQNKSITDKNIESLNEKLVFDEVIFACHADTALKILTDASKDEHEVLSHFRFTKNTAVLHTDVSVLPNKPLAWASWNYLIDESLANQKAQTSAKPVLTYHMNILQRLTKKHNYLVTLNPETVHESIDDKHVIKRIDYSHPVFDKAMIKAQSKWSSISGNDMHTHFCGAYWFNGFHEDGVRSGLRVCQALGHDIAIKDEVDPTHLPDAESAHTPFRYKDLPVKADTKLRTLNKREVVTALTNQELIEYIERLQPTVKNDEPKRKRRLFGRHNVQ
- the dps gene encoding DNA starvation/stationary phase protection protein Dps, which gives rise to MRERYASGIDDATAKKMIDLLNANLANLIDLSMDSKQCHWNLQGTGFIGVHQLLDDTYGRLTEAYDTVAERIVILGGKANGISKRVVEDSILETYPTDITEVDQHVRELTNRYKTIAASLREGIDAAGDAGDEDTADLLTEISRTVDKDAWFIGANAPKK
- a CDS encoding acyl-CoA thioesterase, with product MPQYNTSSTAKKAPLNHELYMSILMTPDMANFIGNVHGGDLLKMLDQVAYACASRYSGNYVVTLSVDQVMFREPIYVGELVTFAASVNYVGNTSMEVGIRVEAEDVRARTVRHTNSCYFTMVAIDDNGKPTPAPPLDIKNPMQQCRADAALERKNLRLESSHRPSCDIGDMIGELANLHDR
- a CDS encoding SAM-dependent methyltransferase, with the translated sequence MSARPTDRAPVSTLGKLTAQMSKVVNERAIFQPVSAGMNQLARKLIFRALAHIQFGSLTIVEAFDEQAPNTVSFGKVSDSVASSSAVGRHSLHVTLMIHDPAVYRQLLLGGSIALADSYINGEWDTDDLTGLIRLAARNLAVLNKLENRFAGVSKAFEKAKHRLRSNDQSGAKSNILAHYDLGNDMYQRFLDDTMMYSAAVYRTPDVSLSAAQQHKLALICQRLQLTPDDHVIEIGTGWGGFAIYAATHYGCHITTTTISDAQYDEAQRRVDAAGLSDKITLLKQDYRELTGQYDKLVSIEMIEAVGHEYLPTFFAKCNSLLKPTGLMVLQAITFNDQNYQDYVNSVDFIQTHIFPGGCLLSNQELNTQFTEQTDMVIKQLHDYGFDYAHTLRDWRAAFMAQREEIKGLGYDDAFIRLWDFYFCYCEGGFLERTIGVVQLTAVKPDNIDVRHFSDLSSHDTLTDEQSSRLIHDIMNSHESGNANNGDGQDASKRNIAS
- a CDS encoding DUF2059 domain-containing protein: MKLSLQSAIESPVGRSIMVRSLSMAVVTISAVASLTQAQAELVIHNGSAQQQSVSINRISANSASINNTAFMNNNISPTDTSIVKLMEVMHIDEQIESIVNGQQAAINAINVQTQNRTESVGDGNLNKRQQALQEQIQKVLGQYAKIMTNTIGDTTDKQTLTQAYIKAAKTYYTQAEVDAQIDFYDTEMGQSILAKQPQITAAFLQQSLPDDTSETEAQLDELLPQMQQIIQGVF
- a CDS encoding cation diffusion facilitator family transporter, yielding MSLKPSEAESHTPVSHQSAPHNSRARGTGTLIKDTTSDSDSRSVLDGSAKSTTNKDKQHSASLVTVLIAVGANIIIAIAKTVAAFMTGSASMIAESAHSWADAGNGTLLIVAEKKAIKPADESHPLGYGKEAYVWSMIAAFGVFMAGSIVSIYTGITEWNAAESETNYTIGFIVLAIAFVLEGFSLGQAYLQSKKHGEAINVSAIGYVVDTSNPTLRGVFFEDLAAVIGLVVAAAAMGMHAYTGQPFWDALGSIIVGILLGAVAIFLISRNRDFLVGYKVSERIHGYALSELLNHPDIDSVSYLHLEWVGPKKIFMVAAVDIAGNQKEKEIAQKFEIIESQFRANPLFQEAILTLSVPNAETLSLPNSYNQDA